Proteins co-encoded in one Pieris napi chromosome 10, ilPieNapi1.2, whole genome shotgun sequence genomic window:
- the LOC125052944 gene encoding isocitrate dehydrogenase [NADP] cytoplasmic, with translation MSKIKAGPVVDVLGDEMTRIIWDLIKNKLILPFLDIELHTYDLGMEYRDQTEDQVTIDCANAIKKYNVGIKCATITPDENRVEEFNLKKMWKSPNGTIRNILGGTVFREAIICKNIPRLVTGWEKPIIIGRHAHADQYKATDFVVPGEGKLELVFTPPSGEPIKYVVNEFKGAGVALGMFNTDASIVDFAHSSFKYALGRKYPLYLSTKNTILKKYDGRFKDIFQEIYEKDYKSQFEGAGIWYEHRLIDDMVAYAMKSEGGFVWACKNYDGDVQSDSVAQGYGSLGLMTSVLICPDGKTVEAEAAHGTVTRHYRFYQQGKETSTNPIASIFAWTRGLLHRAKLDDNAELKNFAEALESVCIDTIESGIMTKDLAICIKGMNNVKRSDYYETFEFMDKLAENLAKRLGK, from the coding sequence atgtcaaaaataaagGCTGGACCTGTTGTTGATGTCCTTGGAGATGAGATGACAAGAATAATCTGggatttgattaaaaataagctGATTTTACCTTTCTTAGACATAGAATTGCATACATATGATTTGGGAATGGAGTACCGTGATCAAACTGAAGACCAGGTGACTATTGATTGTGCAAATGCTATTAAAAAGTACAATGTTGGTATTAAGTGTGCTACCATCACACCAGATGAGAATAGAGTTGAAGAAttcaatttaaagaaaatgtgGAAGAGTCCCAATGGTACCATTCGTAACATTCTTGGTGGTACAGTGTTCAGAGAAGCtattatttgcaagaatatccCACGTCTTGTCACTGGTTGGGAAAAACCAATTATAATTGGACGTCATGCTCATGCTGATCAATATAAAGCCACTGATTTTGTAGTTCCTGGTGAAGGAAAGTTAGAGTTGGTATTCACGCCTCCTTCTGGTGAACCAATCAAATATGTTGTTAATGAATTTAAGGGTGCAGGTGTAGCTCTCGGTATGTTTAACACAGATGCGTCAATTGTTGATTTCGCCCATTCTTCATTCAAATATGCGCTTGGAAGGAAATATCCATTGTACTTGAGTACTAAGAACACAATTCTCAAGAAATATGATGGTCGCTTTAAAGACattttccaagaaatataTGAAAAGGATTATAAGTCTCAATTTGAAGGTGCAGGAATTTGGTATGAGCACAGACTCATTGATGACATGGTTGCATATGCTATGAAGTCTGAGGGTGGTTTTGTTTGGGCTTGTAAGAACTATGATGGGGATGTGCAATCAGATTCAGTTGCCCAAGGATATGGGTCTCTTGGTCTTATGACTTCAGTGCTTATTTGTCCTGATGGAAAGACCGTTGAAGCTGAAGCCGCTCATGGAACTGTTACACGACACTACCGCTTCTATCAACAAGGAAAGGAAACATCCACCAATCCTATTGCTTCCATTTTCGCGTGGACAAGAGGTCTACTGCATCGCGCCAAACTAGACGACAACGCCGAACTGAAAAACTTTGCTGAAGCACTCGAAAGTGTTTGCATCGACACCATTGAGTCTGGAATTATGACAAAGGATCTTGCCATTTGTATCAAAGGCATGAACAACGTGAAGAGGTCAGATTACTACGAAACATTTGAATTTATGGATAAGTTGGCAGAGAATTTAGCTAAAAGACTGGGAAAGTGA
- the LOC125052943 gene encoding uncharacterized protein LOC125052943 — MVIQKNANQNENSSSNNPNMEALPNSWTTQGPKTLSIRMNTNMQTKQPITRQIAINTLAAMHRRFSLPGPVQPHSRPIAEFRASANKSLDMLRQTIQSSVTREIDQVIKKYLEKFFVPAVNNIRLNLGDESVSEDQVRAVCRAMLDATRLLYTTPPRTYQATQESNDLEASQSVETKFVKYAAGPSQKRKDVEVESDPMIKKIKQEESGDSGRSSPICSPAVRDPDKWNPARLTQDTLFIMGSHAHKVLGLGNSRGRLYTRHADLLRYPADSADKEWIASHNLVNAVGGKTYIMVLEDIEELAHSDAYKHNSLPLLGELTGFKVPLFMLRKIKAYVLKRALSGDLNADSPQPTTSNQEDKFKIDDIKIEAHDDFDSANFNASQYMNNSDGAGVANDNDFADIKVEDIDDIKVDGIKMEDLDEMKVDGIKVEDLEANGIKVENIDDINVDAIKVEDIKLENDEFDLCKDSDENSLVDGLLEADIEFLSRNLGDIESDADARKTIEKLTGVNPDTITLVGDEFDIGSTLNTNFSGSQNTKCITVASTTSGMVHSVPVAHLAPGRIGSTVHYYTSGTVQGQRTVHHLPQATVTIQSIPASASQVIRGIPINAKSGTISTVMSQGTANTIIGFGTHNSTIITPGQYNVTKSFPNGNILHNAIMSKTQNSGISFSVQPVTTPKSDFDISTTKEMIDNACNSSVMLKKVLTLGSAGSGKSFIMHNTQKVLSTGFATGSTPPPNVTIVSSGPGLLNSLGNSIVCPGNGNLSATHATLSALLASSAEKAQANKNDFKI, encoded by the exons ATGGTCATTCAGAAAAATGCTAATCAGAATGAGAACTCTTCGTCAAATAATCCGAATATGGAAGCTCTTCCTAACTCATGGACTACGCAAGGTCCTAAGACACTAAGCATTCGGATGAACACCAATATGCAAACA AAACAGCCAATTACTCGGCAAATTGCCATAAATACGCTAGCAGCAATGCATCGTCGATTTAGCCTTCCTGGCCCTGTACAACCGCATTCAAGACCCATAGCAGAATTTCGTGCAAGTGCCAATAAGTCACTGGATATGTTAAGGCAAACCATTCAGTCATCCGTAACCCGTGAAATTGaccaagttattaaaaagtatttggag AAATTCTTTGTTCCTGCTGTTAATAATATCCGACTGAATCTAGGAGATGAATCTGTGAGTGAAGATCAG GTGAGAGCTGTTTGCCGAGCTATGCTGGATGCCACACGTTTGTTATATACTACACCTCCTCGGACTTACCAAGCTACACAAGAGTCGAATGACCTTGAAGCTAGTCAAAGTGTGGaaacaaaatttgttaaatatgctGCT GGTCCCTCACAGAAAAGAAAAGATGTTGAAGTTGAATCTGATCCAAtgattaagaaaattaaacagGAGGAAAGTGGTGACAGTGGACGATCTTCACCAATCTGTTCACCAGCAGTCCGAGATCCCGATAAATGGAACCCGGCCAGATTAACCCAGGACACTTTATTCATTATGGGTTCTCATGCTCACAAA GTTCTCGGATTGGGCAATTCACGCGGTCGTTTGTACACGAGACACGCGGATTTACTGAGGTATCCAGCAGACAGCGCTGACAAAGAATGGATTGCAAGTCACAATCTTGTGAATGCTGTCGGAGGCAAAACTTACATCATG GTTTTAGAAGATATAGAGGAACTGGCTCACAGTGATGCATACAAGCACAATTCGTTGCCCTTACTTGGCGAGCTGACCGGTTTCAAAGTACCACTATTTATGTTGAGGAAGATAAAGGCATATGTCCTAAAGAGAGCTCTGAGCGGGGATCTAAACGCCGATAGCCCACAGCCAACGACGAGCAATCAAGAGGACAAATTCAAGATTGATGATATAAAAATCGAGGCACACGACGACTTCGATTCTGCCAACTTCAATGCCAGTCAATATATGAACAACTCAGACGGCGCAGGCGTCGCTAACGATAACGACTTCGCCGATATAAAAGTCGAAGATATAGATGACATTAAAGTGGATGGAATCAAAATGGAAGATCTGGATGAGATGAAGGTTGATGGAATCAAAGTGGAAGATCTGGAAGCGAACGGTATAAAAGTTGAAAATATAGACGATATCAATGTTGATGCGATCAAAGTTGAAGATATCAAACTGGAGAATGATGAATTTGATTTGTGTAAGGATAGTGATGAGAACAGCTTGGTCGATGGGTTGCTTGAGGCGGATATTGAGTTTCTGAGCCGGAACTTGGGGGATATTGAAAGTGACGCAGATGCAAGAAAGACAATTGAGAAGTTGACAGGTGTCAACCCGGACACAATCACTTTGGTTGGTGACGAATTTGACATCGGAAGTACACTTAATACAAAC TTTTCAGGCAGTCAAAACACAAAGTGCATAACAGTAGCATCAACCACCAGTGGTATGGTGCACAGTGTCCCCGTGGCCCATTTGGCCCCGGGCCGTATCGGCAGTACAGTGCACTACTACACAAGTGGCACGGTCCAAGGCCAGAGGACTGTCCATCATTTGCCTCAAGCCACTGTCACTATACAAAGCATACCGGCGTCTGCGTCTCAAGTTATTCGCGG caTTCCAATCAACGCCAAGTCTGGGACCATTAGTACTGTGATGTCTCAGGGTACGGCCAACACGATCATCGGTTTTGGAACTCACAACTCGACCATCATCACTCCAGGACAATACAACGTGACGAAATCGTTTCCCAACGGCAACATTCTCCATAACGCGATAATGTCAAAAACCCAGAATTCAGGTATATCCTTTTCAGTTCAGCCGGTAACCACTCCGAAGTCGGACTTCGACATCTCCACGACCAAGGAAATGATCGACAACGCTTGTAATTCCTCGGTTATGTTGAAGAAGGTTCTGACTTTGGGCAGTGCGGGTTCAGGCAAGTCTTTCATAATGCATAACACCCAAAAGGTTCTCTCTACCGGGTTCGCGACGGGTTCCACACCGCCACCTAATGTGACCATAGTTAGTTCTGGTCCTGGGCTCTTGAACAGTCTGGGAAATTCTATTGTGTGCCCTGGTAATGGCAATTTAAGTGCGACTCACGCAACTTTGTCAGCGCTTTTGGCTTCAAGCGCTGAGAAGGCTCAggcaaataaaaatgattttaaaatctag